The Carcharodon carcharias isolate sCarCar2 chromosome 15, sCarCar2.pri, whole genome shotgun sequence genome includes a window with the following:
- the LOC121288431 gene encoding claudin-16-like has product MNIENDLPTSGYRIVFQKRRNKKVKEFKSDAKDPHSSVGLSFRCRGLWGECVYDIVAAYWTCDMPNSFLGHLPTDLVITRALVIVTSVACIVASLVLIGGMKCTKFISDGGTEKDKLNICAGAIFIFGGITGGIGLTWYAAETVIKYKFEVSFGVPGITYELAYSYWLASTGVLCMCLAGVLLVSTHCARINQSSERKKRNPAFLFLTEQYRNALPASCPDIGKTYV; this is encoded by the exons ATGAACATTGAAAATGATTTACCGACCTCTGGATACAGAATAGTTTTTCAAAAAAGGAGGAATAAAAAGGTCAAAGAGTTCAAA agCGATGCAAAGGATCCGCATTCTTCTGTCGGTTTAAGTTTCCGCTGTCGAGGGCTGTGGGGTGAATGCGTCTATGACATCGTAGCAGCTTACTGGACCTGTGATATGCCAAACTCATTTCTGGGACATCTTCCCA CTGATCTGGTGATTACCCGGGCCTTGGTAATTGTTACCAGTGTTGCCTGCATTGTGGCCTCACTTGTGCTCATTGGTGGGATGAAATGTACCAAGTTTATAAGTGATGGTGGGACAGAGAAAGACAAACTGAATATCTGCGCTGGAGCCATCTTCATCTTTGGAG GAATTACAGGTGGCATTGGCTTGACTTGGTATGCAGCTGAGACTGTCATTAAGTACAAGTTTGAG GTTAGCTTCGGGGTGCCTGGAATCACATATGAGCTGGCGTACTCCTACTGGCTGGCCTctactggagtattgtgcatgTGCCTGGCTGGAGTACTGCTTGTGTCAACACACTGCGCCAGAATCAATCAATCCAGCGAGAGGAAAAAGAGAAACCCAGCATTTCTGTTTCTAACTGAGCAGTACAGAAATGCCTTGCCAGCATCCTGCCCCGACATCGGAAAGACATACGTTTAA
- the LOC121288656 gene encoding claudin-16-like, protein MIFVLQIMSFTLAFVSTFFLIVATWTDCWMVNADDSLEVSQKCRGLWWECVTNSMDGIRTCDQYDSILAEHPLKIVLTRALMITADILAGFALIILLFGLDCVKILREEPQIKLRICYMAGFIFGIGGIPGMIGSVWYAVDVYVERATLVLQNVFLGIQYEFGWSCWLGMAGSTGCFLASIMLTCCLYLFRDLRTARYNLSFYQYGRTATGKMYAMDSRV, encoded by the exons ATGATTTTCGTGCTGCAAATTATGTCCTTTACTCTGGCCTTTGTGTCAACATTTTTCTTGATTGTGGCAACCTGGACAGATTGTTGGATGGTGAACGCTGATGATAGTTTGGAG GTCAGTCAGAAATGCAGGGGTTTGTGGTGGGAATGCGTCACAAACTCCATGGATGGGATCAGGACATGTGATCAATATGACTCCATATTAGCAGAACATCCAC tTAAGATAGTGCTCACTCGAGCACTAATGATTACAGCAGACATTCTGGCAGGCTTTGCACTTATTATATTACTTTTTGGATTGGACTGTGTGAAGATTCTAAGAGAAGAACCTCAGATCAAATTAAGAATCTGTTACATGGCAGGCTTCATTTTTGGAATAGGAG GAATCCCAGGTATGATCGGTTCCGTGTGGTACGCCGTGGATGTGTACGTGGAAAGAGCGACACTGGTACTGCAGAATGTGTTTTTAGGAATTCAGTATGAATTTGGTTGGTCTTGCTGGCTGGGAATGGCTGGGTCGACAGGCTGCTTCCTGGCTTCTATCATGTTAACCTGTTGCCTTTATCTTTTCAGAG ATTTGAGAACTGCACGATACAACCTCTCCTTCTATCAATATGGAAGAACAGCCACTGGCAAAATGTACGCCATGGACTCACGAGTCTAG